In Gossypium arboreum isolate Shixiya-1 chromosome 6, ASM2569848v2, whole genome shotgun sequence, the following are encoded in one genomic region:
- the LOC108485634 gene encoding UDP-glycosyltransferase 91C1, with product MEKSKSLHIVLFPWLAMGHFIPFFRLSKLLALKGHKISFISTPRNLSKLPKIPPNLSSQISLISFSLPTVPNLPSLAESSMDITHNQQQPLKHALDLLQPQLASFLQSSKPDWIIYDYASHWLPSVASQLGISRAFFAVFTAACLSFMGSPSTLIGSGDDGDDARSTAEDFTTIPNWVPFESNLAYRLHEITKYIERTDEDNFGPPDTVRFGITIQQSDVVIVRSSTEFEPDWFNLLGGLYEKPVIPVGFLPPILEESDEIQDDEKWAAVKTWLNKQRVNSVVYVAMGTEVHLSKEELGELAIGLEKSGLPFIWVLKNSPGTGESEFEMLPDGFKERVKGRGFLYMGWAPQVKILSQDSIGGFLTHCGWNSVIEALGLGRVLVMLPMLNDQGLNARLLNEKKVGLEIPRNELDGWFTSEAVAESVRLAVVEESGKVLRETAKAMKGYFGDFGKNDGYVDKFVSQLVDYRKWAGDSNC from the coding sequence ATGGAGAAGAGCAAATCTCTGCACATAGTGCTGTTCCCATGGCTTGCAATGGGCCATTTCATCCCATTCTTTCGTCTCTCCAAGCTTTTAGCTCTAAAGGGTCATAAAATCTCTTTCATTTCAACCCCAAGAAACCTCTCTAAACTTCCCAAAATCCCACCAAATCTATCTTCTCAGATTTCCCTAATCTCTTTCTCTTTGCCTACGGTTCCCAACTTACCATCCCTCGCAGAGTCTTCCATGGACATTACTCATAACCAGCAACAACCACTTAAACACGCCCTTGATCTGCTACAACCACAACTAGCTTCCTTCCTTCAATCCTCGAAACCTGATTGGATCATTTACGACTACGCTTCTCATTGGCTTCCCTCGGTTGCATCTCAGCTAGGTATCTCACGGGCTTTCTTCGCTGTTTTTACAGCTGCTTGCTTATCTTTCATGGGTTCACCGTCGACGTTGATCGGCAGTGGTGATGACGGTGATGATGCAAGATCAACGGCTGAGGATTTCACGACAATCCCCAACTGGGTTCCTTTTGAATCTAACTTAGCTTATCGTTTGCATGAAATCACTAAATATATTGAACGAACGGACGAGGATAACTTTGGACCGCCCGACACTGTCCGGTTCGGTATTACGATTCAACAGAGTGATGTTGTTATCGTTAGAAGTTCTACCGAGTTTGAACCGGACTGGTTCAATCTTCTAGGCGGGTTATATGAAAAACCGGTGATACCGGTCGGGTTTTTACCGCCGATACTGGAAGAATCCGATGAAATccaagatgatgaaaaatgggcTGCTGTTAAAACGTGGTTAAACAAACAGAGAGTCAACTCAGTGGTTTACGTAGCGATGGGGACTGAAGTTCATTTAAGTAAAGAAGAACTCGGTGAGTTGGCTATTGGGTTAGAGAAATCAGGTTTACCCTTCATTTGGGTATTGAAGAACTCACCGGGGACAGGTGAGTCAGAGTTCGAGATGTTACCTGATGGGTTTAAGGAGCGAGTCAAAGGACGTGGGTTTCTTTACATGGGATGGGCTCCACAAGTGAAGATACTGAGTCAAGACTCAATAGGGGGATTCTTGACTCACTGTGGTTGGAACTCAGTTATAGAGGCATTAGGTTTAGGGCGAGTTTTGGTAATGCTTCCAATGTTGAATGACCAAGGATTGAATGCAAGGCTGTTGAATGAAAAAAAAGTGGGGTTAGAGATACCGAGAAACGAGTTGGATGGGTGGTTTACAAGCGAGGCGGTGGCTGAGTCGGTTAGGTTGGCGGTGGTGGAGGAATCGGGGAAGGTGTTGAGAGAAACAGCGAAAGCCATGAAGGGGTATTTTGGGGATTTTGGGAAGAACGATGGGTATGTGGATAAATTTGTTAGTCAACTTGTGGATTATAGGAAATGGGCAGGTGACAGCAACTGCTAG